The Prevotella melaninogenica genome window below encodes:
- the rpsO gene encoding 30S ribosomal protein S15, whose protein sequence is MYLDKTKKAEIFAQYGKAQSTTDTGSAESQIALFSYRIKHLTEHVKKNRKDYVTTRSLTQLVGKRRALLDYLYDRDIERYRAIIKALGLRK, encoded by the coding sequence ATGTATTTAGACAAGACAAAGAAGGCAGAAATCTTCGCACAGTATGGTAAGGCACAGAGCACAACTGACACAGGTTCAGCTGAGAGTCAGATTGCTCTTTTCTCTTATCGTATCAAGCATTTGACCGAGCACGTAAAGAAGAATCGCAAGGACTACGTTACAACTCGTTCATTGACACAGCTCGTTGGTAAGCGTCGTGCATTGCTTGATTACCTCTACGATCGCGATATCGAGCGCTACCGTGCTATCATCAAGGCTTTGGGTCTCCGTAAGTAA
- a CDS encoding C10 family peptidase: MKRTLLLVLTAFSNILLANAEPITKARALSIATKYINNPKLSNDTPKTRSSQANEQPAYYIFTNPNDKKFVIISGESKLNELVGYGDKMTENPNDQPPYFKLFLKEYERVVKEVRSKATATTPQRPIKRKVEPLLTCKWSQYDPFNKYTPLSNGQHTPTGCVATATAQVMFYNKWPKNRPQDYIASTGDDAKKSTTYWWDEMKNTTNEMRTEQSRQAVGVLMYDIGKAVHMRYYIKGSDSNLQRACNALRDKFDYTVRYLDKNFLPANDFLNEVMQEISDGYPVLVVGGPHAFVYDGYDEQGFIHTNWGWGGENDGYFDINIVTLNVSGFALNSGTFWDDISVVFAHPNDGKAVPFKDIERGLDARTTTSLTIDKSEANRSENFSAKIEKLGSYSSVKGELGVFTGKVALALYNEKNERVKLFNSTASDQTWASIFTSMSFDVTDINFKGIADGNYRLVPVFSEMLDTKTKKHGDWKPINHANEIEVKLTPNAVQLNTNNPKDVVVIEKAPSLLAPYYEGSGFKGAFSFTMYNPGREEVRGELVMTLTNQETKKEYNGYLLTPNVVAQRLGRTTFVINMLPLYYNKPSLGNLPRGKYDVKLSIKANRKGTEVEIPIDMKEPFEIEVLPYVNNGNIELTFLDYYVDGEYANYSTFQLNKIKNISLQVHSKVSGYQIRNGYRGPIHYRLLDLTSNKWIELGTVRNVYLPCDVDNNAAETRITFSASLLEPNHSYEIHLELERDGQRQDTWNPLVLRNVFNTISDLNTANGINSVNNNKNTAKNIFTLQGIRLSKTWEELPAGIYIIDGKKVIKK, encoded by the coding sequence ATGAAAAGAACTTTATTATTAGTACTAACTGCGTTTTCTAACATTCTACTTGCTAACGCAGAACCCATCACCAAAGCACGTGCTTTGAGTATAGCTACCAAATACATCAACAACCCAAAACTATCGAACGATACTCCAAAAACCCGCTCATCACAAGCTAATGAGCAACCAGCCTATTACATCTTTACAAATCCAAACGACAAGAAATTCGTTATTATCTCTGGAGAAAGTAAACTCAACGAGCTCGTGGGTTATGGAGATAAGATGACAGAAAACCCCAATGACCAGCCTCCATACTTCAAACTGTTCTTAAAGGAATATGAACGTGTTGTAAAAGAAGTGCGTTCTAAAGCTACAGCTACTACCCCACAGCGTCCTATCAAACGAAAGGTAGAACCCTTGCTTACTTGTAAGTGGAGCCAGTATGACCCATTCAATAAGTACACCCCACTAAGTAATGGTCAGCATACACCTACTGGTTGTGTTGCAACAGCCACAGCACAGGTGATGTTCTACAACAAATGGCCTAAGAATCGACCACAAGATTATATAGCATCAACAGGTGATGATGCTAAGAAAAGCACTACTTATTGGTGGGATGAAATGAAGAACACGACTAATGAGATGAGAACGGAACAATCTCGACAAGCCGTTGGCGTATTGATGTATGATATTGGTAAGGCTGTACATATGAGATACTACATTAAAGGAAGTGACTCAAATCTACAACGTGCCTGCAATGCACTTCGCGACAAGTTCGACTATACCGTACGTTATCTTGACAAAAACTTCCTTCCTGCCAATGACTTCCTCAATGAAGTGATGCAAGAAATCTCAGACGGATATCCTGTCTTGGTAGTAGGTGGACCTCATGCCTTTGTTTATGATGGCTATGATGAGCAGGGCTTCATTCACACCAATTGGGGCTGGGGAGGCGAAAACGACGGATACTTCGACATCAACATAGTAACTCTTAATGTTTCAGGCTTTGCCCTCAATAGTGGAACATTCTGGGACGACATCTCAGTTGTCTTTGCCCATCCTAATGACGGCAAGGCGGTACCTTTTAAGGATATCGAGCGCGGATTAGATGCAAGAACCACCACATCGCTCACTATTGACAAGTCTGAAGCAAACCGTTCTGAAAATTTCAGTGCAAAGATTGAAAAGTTAGGCTCGTATAGTTCGGTGAAAGGTGAACTTGGTGTATTCACTGGGAAGGTTGCACTTGCCCTCTATAATGAGAAGAACGAACGAGTAAAACTCTTCAACTCAACTGCAAGCGACCAGACTTGGGCATCTATCTTTACTTCCATGTCCTTTGATGTTACTGATATTAACTTTAAGGGTATTGCTGACGGAAACTACCGTTTGGTTCCAGTATTCTCTGAGATGCTCGATACCAAGACAAAGAAACACGGTGACTGGAAGCCAATCAATCACGCCAATGAGATAGAAGTAAAACTCACTCCAAATGCAGTACAGCTCAATACAAACAACCCAAAGGATGTAGTTGTTATTGAAAAGGCTCCAAGTCTACTTGCACCCTACTATGAAGGTTCTGGATTTAAAGGTGCATTCAGTTTCACGATGTACAACCCTGGACGTGAAGAGGTGCGTGGTGAGCTTGTGATGACACTTACAAATCAAGAGACAAAGAAAGAATATAATGGTTATCTTCTTACTCCAAACGTTGTTGCACAACGCCTTGGACGAACCACCTTTGTCATTAATATGCTTCCACTATATTACAACAAACCAAGTTTAGGGAATCTTCCAAGAGGTAAATATGACGTCAAACTATCAATAAAAGCTAATAGAAAAGGAACCGAAGTAGAGATACCTATTGACATGAAAGAGCCATTCGAGATCGAAGTATTACCTTATGTCAATAATGGAAATATCGAATTAACTTTCCTCGACTACTATGTCGATGGTGAATACGCCAATTACAGCACTTTCCAACTTAACAAGATAAAGAATATCAGTCTGCAAGTACATTCTAAAGTATCTGGCTATCAGATTAGGAATGGCTACCGTGGTCCAATTCATTATCGTCTACTCGATTTGACAAGTAACAAGTGGATTGAATTGGGAACAGTCCGTAATGTTTATCTCCCCTGTGATGTAGACAACAATGCAGCCGAGACACGTATCACATTCTCTGCTTCACTGTTAGAGCCTAACCATTCATACGAAATACATTTAGAGCTTGAGCGAGACGGACAACGACAAGATACATGGAACCCACTGGTACTGCGCAATGTCTTCAACACCATCAGCGACTTAAATACAGCTAATGGAATCAACTCTGTTAATAATAACAAGAATACTGCAAAGAATATCTTTACACTACAAGGTATTCGCCTGTCAAAGACTTGGGAAGAACTCCCTGCAGGTATCTATATCATTGATGGAAAGAAAGTGATTAAGAAATAG
- a CDS encoding DUF1810 family protein, with protein MLGAIIGDIIGSVYEFNNKKQKDFHLFTPMSRFTDDTVMTLAVAEWLTEDKEHSEEGLVLRMQDLGRRYPYVGYGGGFRRWLYNQQPKPYNSYGNGAAMRVSPIAFYAQSLEETLRLATISAKVTHNHPEGIKGAKAIASATYLARTGASKTEIKAYVEANFKYNLNLQLDHIRSIVCDAMSCQKTVPAAIWAFLEGEDFEDVIRIAVSLGGDSDTIAAMAGSIAQAFYGLPLKLATYCYALLTPYLRTILNKFEESIGVLAPDPFDIERFIKAQNADNTYQRALEEMQRGHKTSHWIWFIFPQLKGLGHSRYSQYYGLADADETRTFLANSCLNKRLREITCTLLTHKDRNIEQLMGSYVDALKLKSSMTLFDAISPNDIFSEVLKTFYNGEKDHNTIKKIG; from the coding sequence ATGTTAGGAGCAATCATTGGAGATATCATCGGCTCAGTATATGAGTTCAACAACAAGAAGCAGAAAGACTTTCATCTGTTTACACCGATGAGTCGGTTTACAGATGACACCGTGATGACTTTGGCTGTTGCAGAATGGCTAACAGAAGACAAGGAACACAGTGAAGAAGGACTTGTACTGCGAATGCAAGACTTGGGTAGACGTTATCCTTACGTTGGTTACGGCGGTGGTTTTAGGCGGTGGCTGTACAATCAGCAACCAAAACCTTATAACAGCTATGGGAATGGGGCGGCTATGAGAGTAAGCCCTATTGCTTTCTATGCACAGAGCTTAGAGGAGACCTTAAGACTTGCTACTATCTCAGCAAAGGTTACTCATAATCATCCAGAAGGTATAAAAGGTGCCAAAGCAATTGCCTCCGCAACCTATCTTGCACGCACAGGAGCATCAAAAACAGAGATAAAAGCTTATGTGGAGGCAAATTTCAAATATAATTTAAACCTGCAGTTAGACCATATCCGCTCCATTGTCTGCGATGCTATGAGTTGTCAGAAAACTGTTCCAGCAGCTATTTGGGCATTTTTAGAAGGCGAGGACTTTGAGGACGTGATACGTATTGCTGTCTCCTTGGGCGGTGATTCAGACACAATAGCAGCAATGGCTGGAAGTATTGCACAAGCTTTTTATGGTCTTCCTCTAAAGCTTGCCACCTATTGTTACGCACTGCTAACACCATACTTACGCACTATTCTCAATAAGTTCGAAGAAAGTATAGGAGTACTTGCTCCCGACCCTTTCGACATTGAAAGATTTATCAAGGCTCAGAATGCTGACAACACCTACCAACGAGCGTTGGAAGAAATGCAGCGAGGGCATAAAACCTCACACTGGATATGGTTTATCTTCCCACAACTAAAAGGACTTGGACATAGTCGCTATTCACAATATTACGGCTTAGCTGATGCGGACGAAACTCGTACATTCCTTGCAAACTCATGCTTGAATAAACGACTGCGTGAGATAACCTGCACCCTACTGACACATAAAGACAGAAACATAGAACAACTTATGGGCAGTTATGTTGATGCTTTAAAGCTAAAATCTTCAATGACATTATTTGATGCTATTAGTCCAAATGATATCTTTTCAGAAGTTCTAAAAACATTTTACAATGGTGAGAAGGACCACAATACGATAAAAAAGATAGGCTAA
- the typA gene encoding translational GTPase TypA — MQDIRNIAVIAHVDHGKTTLVDKMMLAGKLFRDGQDNSGEVLDSNDLERERGITILSKNVSINWKGVKINILDTPGHSDFGGEVERVLNMADGCLLLVDAFEGPMPQTRFVLQKALQLGLKPVVVINKVDKPNCRPEEVYEMVFDLMCDLNATEDQLNFPVVYGSAKNGWMSEDWKKPTDNIEYLLDLIIEAIPAPKQIEGTPQMLITSLDYSSYTGRIAVGRVHRGTLKDGQNITICHRDGTQERTKIKELHTFEGMGHKKTDAVDSGDICAVIGLEKFEIGDTIADFENPEPLPPIAVDEPTMSMLFTINDSPFFGKEGKFCTSRHISDRLNKELEKNLALRVRPMEDSMDKWIVSGRGVLHLSVLIETMRREGYELQVGQPQVIYKEIDGQKCEPIEELTINVPTDFSSKMIDMVTRRKGDLLGMDAEGERVNITFEIPSRGIIGLRTNVLTASQGEAIMAHRFKDYQPFKGEIVRRTNGSMIALEAGTAYAYAIDKLQDRGKFFIDSGEEVYGGQVVGEHVHDNDLVINVTKAKQLTNVRASGSDEKARVIPKTEMSLEECLEYIKGNEYVEVTPKNIRMRKITLDHNDRKRESKE, encoded by the coding sequence ATGCAAGATATTCGTAACATCGCAGTTATTGCGCACGTAGACCACGGTAAGACAACCTTGGTTGACAAGATGATGCTCGCTGGAAAACTTTTCCGTGACGGACAAGACAACAGCGGAGAAGTTCTCGACTCTAATGACTTGGAGCGCGAACGAGGGATAACAATTCTGAGTAAGAATGTAAGTATTAATTGGAAAGGAGTAAAAATCAACATCCTCGACACGCCAGGTCACTCTGACTTCGGTGGTGAGGTTGAGCGTGTATTGAACATGGCAGACGGCTGTCTGTTGCTCGTAGACGCGTTTGAAGGTCCTATGCCACAGACACGTTTTGTGCTACAAAAGGCCCTTCAGCTTGGTTTGAAACCAGTTGTTGTTATTAACAAGGTAGACAAACCTAACTGTCGTCCTGAAGAAGTATATGAGATGGTATTCGATCTCATGTGCGACCTTAACGCTACAGAAGATCAGTTGAACTTCCCTGTTGTCTATGGTTCAGCTAAGAATGGCTGGATGAGTGAGGATTGGAAGAAACCAACAGATAATATTGAATATCTGCTCGACCTCATTATTGAGGCAATCCCTGCTCCTAAGCAGATTGAAGGAACACCACAGATGCTGATTACATCTTTGGACTATTCAAGCTACACCGGACGTATCGCCGTTGGTCGTGTACACCGTGGAACATTGAAAGATGGACAGAATATTACAATCTGTCACCGCGACGGAACACAGGAACGCACTAAGATTAAAGAGCTTCATACCTTCGAAGGTATGGGACATAAGAAGACTGATGCCGTAGATTCAGGCGACATTTGTGCTGTAATCGGCTTAGAGAAGTTTGAGATTGGTGATACTATTGCTGATTTTGAAAATCCTGAACCACTGCCACCAATTGCTGTTGACGAGCCAACAATGAGTATGCTCTTCACCATCAACGACTCTCCTTTCTTCGGAAAAGAAGGTAAGTTCTGTACCTCTCGGCACATTAGCGACCGTCTGAACAAGGAACTTGAGAAGAACCTTGCACTGCGTGTGCGTCCTATGGAGGACTCTATGGATAAGTGGATTGTTAGTGGTCGTGGCGTACTTCACCTCTCTGTCCTCATTGAGACAATGCGTCGCGAGGGCTATGAGTTGCAGGTTGGTCAGCCACAGGTTATCTATAAGGAGATTGATGGTCAGAAGTGTGAGCCTATTGAGGAGTTGACAATTAACGTACCAACAGATTTCTCAAGTAAGATGATTGATATGGTGACTCGTCGTAAGGGTGACCTTCTCGGTATGGATGCTGAGGGTGAGCGTGTGAACATCACCTTTGAAATACCATCACGTGGTATCATTGGTCTGCGTACCAACGTCTTAACAGCCAGCCAGGGTGAAGCTATCATGGCACACCGTTTCAAAGATTATCAACCATTCAAGGGCGAAATCGTACGTCGTACAAATGGTTCAATGATTGCATTGGAAGCTGGTACTGCCTACGCATACGCTATCGATAAGTTGCAGGATCGTGGTAAGTTCTTCATCGATTCAGGTGAGGAAGTTTATGGCGGACAGGTTGTTGGCGAGCATGTTCACGACAATGACCTCGTTATCAACGTTACGAAGGCAAAGCAGTTGACCAACGTCCGTGCATCTGGTTCTGACGAGAAGGCACGCGTTATCCCTAAGACCGAGATGAGTCTTGAGGAATGTCTTGAGTACATCAAGGGCAACGAGTATGTTGAGGTAACTCCAAAGAACATTCGTATGCGCAAGATTACGCTCGATCATAATGATCGTAAACGTGAGAGTAAAGAATAG
- the folK gene encoding 2-amino-4-hydroxy-6-hydroxymethyldihydropteridine diphosphokinase, with translation MHIVYLSLGTNLGNRKAIMHEAIALIEKKIGIVLRQSSFHETEPWGFESPNLFLNACVCVSTSLAPRQLLETTQAIEREMGRVKKSINAQYTDRIIDIDILLYDKLNINEPDLIVPHPLMKERDFVMLPLKEIWEE, from the coding sequence ATGCACATAGTTTATTTATCCCTCGGCACAAACCTTGGCAATAGAAAGGCTATTATGCACGAGGCGATAGCATTGATAGAAAAAAAGATTGGCATAGTTTTGCGCCAATCTTCTTTTCATGAAACGGAGCCTTGGGGCTTTGAGAGTCCTAATCTCTTCCTCAATGCCTGTGTATGTGTCTCCACATCGCTTGCTCCCCGACAGTTATTAGAAACTACTCAAGCCATAGAAAGAGAGATGGGACGAGTAAAAAAGTCAATCAATGCACAATATACAGACCGCATCATAGATATTGATATCCTGCTTTATGACAAGCTAAATATCAATGAACCAGACCTTATCGTTCCCCACCCTTTAATGAAGGAACGTGACTTTGTAATGCTTCCTTTAAAAGAGATATGGGAAGAATAA
- a CDS encoding DUF3098 domain-containing protein: MDKRNLAFGKTNFILLAIGVAVVILGFILMSGGTSTETVFDPDIFSARHIKVAPIVTFIGFISIIGAILYQPKETKEVEE; this comes from the coding sequence ATGGACAAAAGAAATTTAGCTTTTGGTAAGACCAACTTTATTTTGTTGGCTATAGGTGTAGCCGTTGTTATTCTCGGCTTTATCCTTATGAGTGGTGGAACATCTACTGAAACCGTATTTGATCCAGACATCTTCAGTGCCCGTCACATCAAGGTAGCGCCTATTGTTACCTTTATTGGTTTTATCTCTATCATTGGTGCTATTCTCTATCAGCCGAAAGAAACTAAAGAAGTGGAGGAATAA
- the truB gene encoding tRNA pseudouridine(55) synthase TruB, with amino-acid sequence MNFKEGVIIPIDKPYGITSFKALAHVRYLCTQANDGKVKIGHAGTLDPLATGVLILATGKMTKQIETLQTHTKEYTATLQLGATTPSYDMEHEVNETFPTEHITRELINATLPQFVGDIEQIPPTYSAVKVDGKRAFDYRRKGKDVTLKPKNIRIDEIEVLDFDTEKMQLSIRVVCGKGTYIRALARDLGRAVNSGAYLTALRRTRVGDVRVEDCVNYDQFEAWLQQQTIEK; translated from the coding sequence ATGAACTTCAAAGAAGGAGTAATCATCCCTATTGACAAGCCCTACGGAATCACCAGTTTCAAAGCATTGGCGCACGTACGTTACCTTTGTACACAGGCGAATGACGGAAAAGTAAAGATTGGTCATGCAGGTACTTTAGACCCTTTGGCTACAGGAGTACTCATCCTTGCTACGGGTAAGATGACAAAACAGATTGAAACCTTGCAGACACACACAAAGGAATATACAGCTACTCTTCAGTTGGGAGCAACCACACCGAGCTACGATATGGAGCATGAGGTGAATGAAACCTTCCCAACAGAACACATAACAAGGGAACTAATAAACGCTACACTTCCTCAGTTTGTGGGTGATATCGAGCAGATTCCACCAACTTACAGTGCTGTAAAGGTGGATGGTAAGCGTGCTTTCGACTATCGTAGAAAAGGTAAGGATGTCACGTTAAAACCTAAGAACATTCGCATTGATGAGATAGAAGTATTAGACTTCGATACAGAGAAGATGCAACTATCAATTCGTGTCGTCTGCGGTAAAGGTACTTATATCCGCGCATTGGCACGCGACCTTGGACGAGCAGTGAATAGCGGAGCCTATCTTACAGCATTGCGCCGCACACGTGTTGGAGACGTAAGAGTGGAAGACTGCGTCAATTATGACCAGTTTGAAGCATGGCTTCAGCAACAAACAATAGAAAAATAA
- a CDS encoding S-adenosylmethionine:tRNA ribosyltransferase-isomerase codes for MKLSQFKFNLPKEQVALYPHSSERVLTRTDGSTQTFTVTRRDEGRLMVLHRKSGKIDMFKGEINGEPKEEDYIRFKDVFNYFDEGDAFIFNDTKVFPARLYGTKEKTDAKIEVFLLRELNQEMRLWDVLVEPARKIRIGNKLFFDESGTMVAEVIDNTTSRGRTLRFLYDCPHDEFKRELFTLGEAPLPRYIIDNRPKEEGEEFAHATADDMEHFQSVFAKNEGAVSAPGTNIHFSEHMMKMMDIKGIKKAFITLHCGLGNFHDIEVEDLTKHKMDSEEMHINADACRIANGAKQAGHRLCAVGASVVKATETAVGTDGMLKEYDGWTNEFIFPPYNFGFADSMLVNFYHPYSTLLMETAAFGGYDLVMEAYDKAVKNGYMFGCFGDSLLILND; via the coding sequence ATGAAGCTTTCACAGTTTAAATTCAACCTACCAAAAGAGCAGGTAGCCTTATATCCACATTCATCTGAACGTGTACTGACTCGTACTGACGGCAGTACACAGACCTTTACTGTTACACGTCGTGACGAAGGTAGACTGATGGTGCTACACCGTAAGTCAGGAAAGATTGACATGTTTAAGGGTGAGATCAATGGTGAACCTAAGGAAGAAGACTACATCCGCTTCAAAGATGTGTTCAATTACTTCGATGAGGGCGATGCTTTTATCTTCAATGATACTAAGGTTTTCCCAGCTCGTCTGTATGGAACAAAGGAGAAGACTGATGCTAAGATTGAGGTATTCCTCCTTCGTGAGTTGAATCAGGAGATGCGTCTTTGGGACGTATTGGTTGAGCCTGCACGTAAGATTCGTATCGGTAACAAGCTTTTCTTTGATGAATCTGGTACGATGGTGGCTGAGGTTATTGACAACACGACTTCTCGTGGTCGCACACTTCGTTTCCTTTACGACTGTCCTCACGATGAATTTAAGCGTGAGTTGTTTACTTTGGGTGAAGCTCCATTACCACGTTATATCATTGATAACCGCCCAAAAGAGGAAGGTGAAGAGTTTGCACACGCAACAGCTGACGACATGGAGCACTTCCAGTCAGTCTTTGCAAAGAACGAAGGCGCAGTCTCTGCACCAGGAACAAACATCCACTTCTCTGAACACATGATGAAGATGATGGATATTAAGGGAATCAAGAAAGCATTCATCACTTTACATTGTGGCTTAGGTAACTTCCATGACATTGAAGTAGAAGATCTTACAAAGCACAAGATGGACTCTGAAGAGATGCACATCAATGCCGATGCTTGTCGTATTGCCAATGGTGCTAAACAAGCAGGACATCGCCTTTGTGCCGTCGGTGCGAGTGTTGTTAAGGCTACAGAGACAGCCGTTGGTACAGATGGTATGTTGAAAGAGTACGATGGTTGGACTAATGAATTTATCTTCCCTCCATACAACTTTGGCTTTGCTGACTCTATGTTGGTCAACTTCTATCATCCATATTCAACCTTATTGATGGAAACAGCAGCCTTCGGAGGTTATGATCTTGTGATGGAAGCATATGACAAAGCGGTAAAGAATGGTTATATGTTTGGTTGCTTCGGCGACTCATTGTTGATTCTCAACGATTAA
- a CDS encoding cell division protein FtsX, which translates to MAKKRNKARSRHSLQVVTLCISTAMVLMLIGIVVLTGFTSRNLSSYVKENLTITMILQPDMNTEESTALCERIRTLHYINSLNFISKEQALKDGTKELGANPAEFAGENPFTGEVEVQLKANYANNDSIRNIVQQLRTYRGVSDITYPQSLVESVNQTLGKISLVLLVIAVLLTIISFSLINNTIRLSIYAHRFSIHTMKLVGGSWSFIRAPFLRRAVLEGLVSALLAIAVLGIGICLLYEKEPEITKLLSWDALIITAIVMLAFGVIIATFCAWLSVNKFLRMKAGDLYKI; encoded by the coding sequence ATGGCAAAAAAAAGAAACAAAGCCCGCAGTCGTCATAGTCTGCAGGTTGTCACACTATGTATCAGTACAGCTATGGTACTGATGCTGATTGGTATAGTTGTACTCACAGGCTTTACCAGTCGCAATCTTAGTTCTTATGTAAAGGAGAATCTGACTATCACAATGATTCTCCAACCCGATATGAATACGGAAGAGAGTACTGCTCTCTGCGAGCGTATTCGCACCTTGCATTATATCAATAGCTTGAACTTTATCAGTAAAGAACAGGCGTTGAAGGATGGAACCAAAGAATTAGGTGCCAACCCTGCCGAATTTGCAGGTGAAAATCCGTTTACGGGTGAGGTAGAAGTACAGTTGAAGGCTAACTATGCTAACAATGACTCTATCCGCAATATTGTTCAGCAATTGCGTACCTATCGTGGTGTGAGTGACATCACTTATCCACAGAGTTTGGTAGAAAGTGTAAACCAAACATTGGGTAAGATTAGTTTGGTGTTATTGGTTATTGCTGTATTGCTCACCATCATATCATTCTCTCTGATTAACAATACTATCCGATTGAGTATCTATGCACATCGTTTCTCAATCCACACGATGAAACTTGTTGGTGGTTCATGGAGTTTTATCCGTGCGCCATTCTTGCGCCGTGCAGTATTAGAAGGATTAGTTTCAGCCCTATTGGCTATTGCAGTCTTGGGTATCGGAATATGCCTCCTGTACGAAAAGGAACCAGAGATTACGAAATTATTGTCATGGGATGCATTGATTATCACAGCAATCGTAATGTTAGCTTTTGGTGTGATTATCGCAACTTTCTGCGCATGGCTGTCAGTAAACAAGTTCCTGCGTATGAAGGCAGGTGACTTATATAAGATTTAA
- a CDS encoding undecaprenyl-diphosphate phosphatase → MTLLQTIIISIVEGMTEFLPVSSTGHMIITQNLLGVPSGDEFVHAFTFIIQFGAILSVVCLYWKRFFQIDHTPVPVDETCTFKKIIHPIRFYWLLFIGVLPAVIIGLAAKKSGLLDWLLDSVWVVAIMLVVGGIFMLYCDKLFNKGKEENQVTEKRAFSIGLFQCLSVIPGTSRSMATIVGGMANGLTRKRAAEFSFFLAVPTMAGATLLDLLDLLKGDSTWASAHNLIMLAVGCVVSFIVALLAMKWFVSFLAKYGFKWFGWYRIIVGVIIIIMLLCDIPLNMVD, encoded by the coding sequence ATGACACTTTTACAAACGATTATTATCTCCATTGTCGAAGGAATGACAGAGTTTCTTCCTGTGTCATCTACGGGTCACATGATTATCACACAAAATCTTTTAGGTGTACCATCAGGTGACGAGTTTGTACATGCCTTTACCTTCATCATCCAGTTTGGTGCTATCCTCTCTGTCGTATGCTTATATTGGAAACGCTTTTTCCAGATCGACCATACACCTGTACCTGTTGATGAAACTTGTACTTTCAAGAAGATTATTCATCCAATCCGCTTCTACTGGTTATTGTTCATTGGTGTCCTACCAGCTGTTATCATTGGCTTAGCAGCTAAGAAAAGTGGTTTACTTGACTGGCTGCTCGACTCAGTTTGGGTTGTAGCAATAATGCTCGTTGTGGGTGGCATCTTCATGCTTTATTGTGATAAATTGTTCAATAAGGGAAAAGAAGAGAATCAAGTAACAGAAAAGCGTGCCTTTAGCATTGGTCTTTTCCAGTGCTTATCGGTTATCCCTGGTACAAGCCGCTCTATGGCTACCATCGTTGGCGGTATGGCAAACGGATTGACACGTAAGCGTGCAGCAGAGTTCTCATTCTTCCTTGCAGTACCTACTATGGCTGGTGCAACACTGCTCGACCTACTTGATTTATTAAAAGGTGACAGTACATGGGCGTCTGCTCACAACCTTATAATGCTCGCAGTAGGCTGTGTTGTATCATTTATCGTTGCGCTATTGGCAATGAAATGGTTTGTAAGTTTCCTTGCAAAATATGGTTTCAAGTGGTTCGGTTGGTATCGTATCATCGTTGGCGTTATCATTATTATAATGCTGCTCTGTGATATTCCACTGAATATGGTTGACTAA